From Lolium perenne isolate Kyuss_39 chromosome 5, Kyuss_2.0, whole genome shotgun sequence, a single genomic window includes:
- the LOC127299571 gene encoding E3 ubiquitin-protein ligase RGLG3, translating to MSGFLALAGKIGSFLLWVLFLILQTATKVVGSLLVAPPAEPQQEPRQEAARRHRSPPAGAHGSGGPADPYEPQPQPQLWDPPPSPYSAPVTDEYSLSSIHRRRASAPPASEDLVVSSSGYSRSGVAAVPAAPPHAVSLPPMLRTIKTPVSIAGNLPKLERKYSKIVDQYRSLDEVIEALAQAGLESSNLIIGIDFTKSNEWTGKSSFNGMSLHHIGDVRNPYEQAISIIGQTLSAFDEDNLIPCYGFGDASTHDQDVFAFYPDERPCNGFQEALGRYREIVPHLRLSGPTSFSPIIEMATTIVEQSGGQYHVLVIIADGQVTRSVNTELGQLSSQEQMTVDAIVQASEFPLSIVLVGVGDGPWDMMKEFDDNIPARSFDNFQFVDFTRILSKKTSQGNKETEFALSALMEIPLQYKATLQLGILGRRIAKSPERVPLPPPFASYNISRAGPSGANSFQSVPSHPREEATVDSTTTPSVTSRPAAETRASELQLCPVCLSKPRDMAFGCGHQTCSECGPQVADCPICRRPIDTRVKLY from the exons atgAGCGGTTTCCTG GCCCTAGCCGGCAAGATTGGCAGCTTCCTGCTGTGGGTGCTCTTCCTCATCCTGCAGACGGCCACCAAGGTCGTCGGCAGCCTCCTGGTCGCACCGCCAGCCGAGCCACAACAAGAACCACGACAAGAAGCGGCTCGTCGGCATAGATCACCTCCGGCAGGGGCGCACGGCAGCGGCGGCCCCGCAGACCCATACgagccgcagccgcagccgcagcTGTGGGACCCTCCGCCGTCGCCCTACTCCGCTCCGGTGACGGATGAGTATTCCTTGTCCTCGATCCACAGGCGGCGGGCGAGCGCCCCGCCGGCTTCTGAGGATTTAGTGGTTTCCTCCAGTGGCTACTCTCGTTCGGGCGTAGCAGCGGTACCGGCGGCTCCGCCTCATGCCGTCTCACTGCCTCCAATGCTGCGGACAATAAAGACCCCGGTGTCGATCGCCGGAAACCTGCCCAAGCTGGAGAGGAAGTACTCCAAGATTGTGGACCAGTACCGCTCCTTGGATGAG GTTATTGAAGCATTAGCGCAAGCTGGTCTCGAGTCTTCCAATTTAATCATTGGGATTGATTTCACAAAGAGTAATGAATGGACAG GAAAGAGTTCATTCAATGGTATGAGCCTGCATCATATTGGTGATGTCAGAAATCCTTATGAGCAGGCAATCTCCATCATTGGACAGACATTGTCAGCTTTTGACGAGGATAACTTAATTCCTTGCTATGGTTTTGGAGATG CATCTACACATGACCAAGATGTATTTGCCTTCTATCCCGACGAGAGGCCATGCAATGGTTTTCAAGAGGCTTTGGGTCGATATAGAGAAATTGTTCCTCATCTTCGTCTTTCTG GTCCTACATCATTTTCTCCAATAATTGAAATGGCCACAACCATTGTTGAGCAAAGTGGTGGCCAGTACCATGTTTTAGTAATAATCGCTGATGGACAG GTTACACGTAGTGTGAATACTGAACTTGGCCAATTAAGTAGCCAAGAGCAGATGACTGTTGATGCTATTGTGCAAGCCAG TGAATTTCCCTTGTCTATAGTTTTGGTCGGAGTTGGAGATGGTCCTTGGGATATGATGAAAGAATTTGATGATAACATTCCCGCTAGATCTTTTGACAATTTCCAG TTTGTCGACTTCACTAGAATCCTGTCAAAAAAGACCAGTCAAGGCAACAAGGAGACAGAGTTTGCCCTTTCAGCACTCATGGAAATTCCTTTGCAGTACAAGGCAACGTTACAGCTTGGAATACTAGG GCGACGAATCGCAAAGTCTCCCGAGCGGGTTCCACTTCCTCCTCCTTTTGCAAGTTATAATATCTCAAGGGCAGGACCATCTGGGGCAAATAGCTTCCAAAGTGTGCCTTCTCATCCTAGAGAAGAGGCAACTGTTGATTCGACAACCACACCATCAGTTACATCCCGGCCAGCTGCAGAGACAAGAGCATCAGAACTACAA CTTTGCCCAGTTTGTCTTTCCAAACCACGGGACATGGCATTTGGTTGTGGTCATCAG ACTTGTTCAGAGTGCGGACCGCAGGTTGCAGATTGCCCCATCTGTCGAAGGCCAATTGATACAAGAGTAAAACTATATTAG